In Hydrogenispora ethanolica, one genomic interval encodes:
- a CDS encoding ECF transporter S component, whose amino-acid sequence MAKKGMWSFKFSTASLVLIPAAVGINYIGKSFAAALKLPLWLDAIGTVLASMLAGPIIGGLCGAINNIIYGLTMDPVSFVYAITSVAIGVVVGIMAYRGWVASFWKAFWVGALIAAVAAVVSTPINIAFWKGQTGNVWGDALYAVLIAHKNPVWLASFLDELVVDIPDKIATVIISFGIFKGLPKKLTVLYSNDNRTETL is encoded by the coding sequence ATGGCGAAAAAAGGAATGTGGTCGTTCAAGTTTTCAACGGCTTCGCTGGTGCTGATCCCGGCGGCGGTGGGGATCAACTACATCGGCAAGTCGTTTGCGGCGGCGCTAAAACTGCCGCTGTGGCTGGACGCCATCGGAACAGTTCTGGCGAGCATGTTGGCGGGGCCGATCATCGGCGGTTTATGCGGGGCCATCAATAACATCATTTACGGCCTGACCATGGACCCGGTCTCATTTGTCTACGCCATCACCAGCGTGGCCATTGGCGTCGTGGTCGGGATCATGGCCTACCGGGGCTGGGTCGCCAGCTTCTGGAAGGCCTTCTGGGTGGGCGCGTTGATCGCCGCCGTGGCGGCCGTGGTGTCCACGCCGATCAATATCGCTTTCTGGAAGGGCCAGACCGGCAATGTCTGGGGCGATGCGCTCTATGCGGTGCTGATCGCCCATAAGAATCCGGTGTGGCTGGCTTCGTTCCTCGATGAACTGGTGGTGGACATTCCGGACAAGATCGCCACGGTGATCATCAGTTTCGGAATCTTCAAAGGGCTCCCCAAAAAACTGACGGTCCTTTACAGCAACGACAATCGAACCGAGACCCTGTAA
- a CDS encoding energy-coupling factor transporter transmembrane component T family protein, with translation MEFKSLYQPKDTFIHRLDPISKLFYIGAAIAVPLLLPSLEVALVCLAVSAGLLRGGRVFRKVLPLIGFSLVVLLSIIVIQGLFMAENRIPLFRVGPLIFYREGLTLAFGLCLRVVNILAAFAILVLTTKPSDLIESLVRKGLSPKIGYVLSSVLQIIPQMAGAMETVMDAQRSRGMETEGRLSTRLKAFIPLIGPVVMNSLINTKERAMALEVRGFNSRVPKTFLTEAPQTPCGTVIQWSLAGMVLLALIWRLIG, from the coding sequence TTGGAATTTAAAAGTCTCTACCAGCCCAAGGATACGTTCATCCACCGGCTCGACCCCATCAGCAAACTGTTTTACATCGGCGCGGCCATCGCCGTTCCGTTGCTCCTTCCTTCGCTGGAGGTGGCGCTGGTCTGCCTGGCGGTCAGCGCCGGGTTGTTGCGCGGCGGCCGGGTTTTCCGGAAGGTGCTGCCGTTGATCGGCTTCAGTCTGGTCGTGCTGCTCTCCATCATCGTTATCCAGGGTTTGTTCATGGCGGAAAATCGCATCCCGCTCTTTCGCGTCGGTCCGCTCATCTTTTACAGGGAAGGGCTGACGCTGGCGTTCGGGCTTTGCCTGCGGGTCGTCAATATTCTGGCGGCTTTCGCCATTCTGGTGCTGACCACCAAGCCTTCGGATCTCATTGAAAGCCTGGTCCGGAAGGGGCTGTCGCCCAAGATCGGCTATGTCCTGAGTTCGGTCCTGCAGATCATTCCGCAGATGGCCGGGGCCATGGAGACGGTGATGGATGCCCAGCGTTCGCGGGGCATGGAAACCGAGGGGAGACTCAGTACCCGCCTGAAGGCATTCATCCCTTTGATCGGACCGGTGGTCATGAATTCCCTGATCAATACCAAAGAACGGGCGATGGCGCTGGAGGTGCGGGGGTTTAATTCCCGGGTCCCCAAAACCTTTTTGACCGAGGCTCCCCAAACCCCCTGCGGAACGGTCATTCAATGGAGCCTGGCCGGCATGGTGCTGTTGGCGCTGATCTGGAGGTTGATAGGTTGA